The genomic window actatttataaaattttgacTTTATAAGACATGATATAGAATAATCACTAAGATATTTTCTTAAGCGAAAAAAAAATCGCGAAGTATTTTCCGCAGTTTCTTCAACGTGTTTTTCAAAAGGGATTGAAGGGAAATGTCTATATTTATTCTTGTATCTATGGATGAAACTGGAGAACTCTTAGAGAGAAACAGTAAGGGAGTATGCATTTctgtagtctttttctttttttaatcacttgCAAAGTACTTATTTTACTAGTTCTGAGTAAAAGTACTGATGTCCCTTCCCCCTAAAAAACACTCATAACATTTATATCAAATATGAACATACCaaactttttaatctttattttctattctttctcatccttttttttttttttttttttttgacagcatCTCCATTTTTTGTAGCCCGCGCCATTGCTATAGCTATGGGGATCCATTTCATTATAATGGTAATGATATGCAGTGCCATATTCATACATTGTAAGTGATAGTAGAGAATAGATAGATCATTCTTGACCTAATGATTGTAATGCATTACTTTGATTAGTATTCAGAAATACAGAGGCACAAACAAGCAATATTGTATGTGTCTTTATGTTTTTGCTATTAGTGTAAAAATGTGTCAACTACTTTTGTTAGGACTATGTTACTAATAaccttttaataattttatttttttattattgaactgTGTTTTACATATAATGTTAtcttagttttaggtgtacaacatagtgattcaacaattctatacattactcagtgttcacaaTGATGAATGTAATCACCATCTGTCATTATAAATGCTATTACAATATTTtttactatattccctatgctatacttttcatcttcatgacttattttacaactggaagtttgtacctcttaatcctcttaattattttaatagcatTATTCAACCAAGAAGCTCCAATTTCTTTGCAAGGTAAGTGaaagttttctaatattttgaagCACAGATTACATGAATCTCTATGTAATTGAGCATAAGCATGTATCCAATGTTATTAACAAGAGAATGTATGAGAAAATGATTAATTCCTGTCCGTAATCCATAAcatcccccaaattttattttttaacaatgaaaGAGTGCTTCTAAAAAAGCAGAAGATACTTGGTTTTGACATCTGTCTCTCTTTATAAATGTGTAAAGATATGTCATTGGAGGGATCCAGTTGGTTATCTGGAATGTTAAAGTTACAATAAGAGAGTATTTAACCTGTCTAGACAAAATCTGCTATAATCTTCAGACTCATACagaattaataatatattctttctttctaggaAGTTATTGTGGCCCATGTCCTAAAAACTGgatatgttataaaaataactGTTACCAATTTTTTAATGAGAGCAAAAACTGGTACCAGAGCCAAGCTTCTTGTATGTCTCAAAATTCCAGTCTCCTGAAGATATACAGCAGAGAAGATCAGGTTgagtatttgttttaatttcccttACTATACTCAGTCCTAACATGGGAGGCAACTCATTGAAATATGAACCTGAAACATTAGAGAGTCACCAAGACTCAGATATATCCATCCTAAATTTTTCTgcaccaaaaataagaaaacacagggCACTGGGGTgattcaattggttaagcatctgccttcagctcaggtcatgatcccagggtcctgggatggagccctgcatcaggccccctgctcagtggagagcctgcttctccctctccctccacctcttctGCCCCACAACTTGTGTGCTCCCCCCATCTCAAAcagacaaataaagtctttttttaataaataaaaatttaaaattttaaaaaataaataaaaatgagaaagcacAGAAATTTTAGGTATTATGTACAATGTTTAAGTGAGGATTAGGCTAGAGGACAGAATGCATTTCCCCAAGTGTGgggaaaaatgattaaataattatgGCTTTGTATTAATTAAAATTCTGAGCACTGATTTATTTGTGGTCTCAAACAGGACTTCTTTAAATTAGTGAAATCATACCATTGGATGGGACTGATACAAATTCCAGCAAATGGATCTTGGCAGTGGGAAGATGGCACCATTCTCTTACAGAACCAGTAAGTCTTAAGGTGTCTATTTGTGGGTTTGTGTCTAAGCTGTCCCTATGGTCATTCAAAATCATGTTACTTCACACAATGCCAGCATGTTCCCATATTCTAACAGATTCAGCAAAACACCCTGAGGTCCTAAATTTAGGAGATTATAGACAGAGCAGCCAATACCAATTATAATGAGTAACATTGTTTGCTATGTGCTAAGTACTGCACAAGGTAAATCTAAtactatgcccattttacagaggaagagactAAAGCAGAGAGGTTAACACATATTCTTTCTAGAAGTTTCACCTGCAAAACTTTCCCTTTGCACCTTTGTAATCTCTCCTTCTTACCCCTTTTTGCCACCTTTTTCTGACCCCAGGCAACTAACCTACTTTAtgtcactatagattagtttgcaATTTATAGAATTTAATATGAATGGATTTCTACCGTATGTGCCATTTTTATGTCTGGCTTTTTCACCcagcataattattttggatTCAGCCACCTCATAGCATGTATGAGGTATTCCATTTATGAGTCActcaatttgtttttcctttcctctgttgATGGATAGGTAGGTAGTTTCCAGTTGTTGACCATTAGCAATAAAGCTActtgctatgaatatttgtgtataagTCTGTATGAACATATACAGAacatatacatttcttttctcttacatTGAAAGGTAGGAGTAGAATGGTTGGGTAATATAATAAGTATGTATTTAACTTTTAAGAacctgccaaactattttccaaagcaactgtgccattttacattcctactagCAGTGTATGAGAGCTCTAGTTGCTCTCCATCCTGGTCTACACTTGTTACATCCCTgacattttagccattctcataggtgtgtagtggtatctcattgtggttttaacttgcatttcgcTAATGACTAATGATGACGAACATCTTTTTTGTGCTcatttaccatttatttttcaattttctatttcattaatttctgctcccCACTTCCACTATATTTCTTTCAGTATTCACTCACACAGGCTCCTCGTTCAACCTTCAGCTGTATTAAAGGACTCCCATTTATCTATCctctaaagaaaagagaaagaaaatcaccatAGTTTCTAGTAGTGAAAACTGATCTAttggtttgaaatttttttcctaatagaaaCACATTCAGGCTACAAATATGTAAGATAATTTTGCAACATCCTCACACATTTTGAgatattatgttttcattttcattcacttcAAAATAGCTTCTAAATTCCCATTTGCATTCTTCTTCGATCTATGGATTATTCAGAAGTATGTTATTTAGTTTCTAACATTTGGAATTtcccagagatttttttcttttactgagttCTAATTtagttccatcttttttttttttttttaagattttatttatttattagagacagagagggagagagagtgagcacaggcagacagaattgcaggcaaagacagagggagaagcaggctccctaccaagcaagaagccggatgtgggacttgatcccaggacgctgggatcatgacctgagccgaaggcagctgcttatccaactgagccacccaggcgcccctaatttagTTCCATCTTAATCAAAGAATACTTTGTATGACTTGAATCCACTTAAGTTTATTGAGATTAGTTTTATGGACCTGACTATGGTATGTTTTCCAAAACGTTCCATGTGAACTTGAACAAACTGTGTATTACACGATTCTTGGGACGAGTATATTATAATTTCAATTAGGTCAAGTTAGTTGGGAGTGTTGCTTCAGTCTTCCATATCctttctgattttctgtctatTTATTCTATTAATTACTGAGAGACAGATATTGAAATCTTGGAGTATAATtacagatttatgtattttagttgtacttcaaaaaaattttttttaaagattttatttatttatttgtaagagacaaagggagagagagcaagcaagcacaggcagacaaagaggcaggcagaggcagagggagaagcaggcttcctgccaagcaaggagccaaatgtgggactcaatcccaggaccctgggatcatgacctgagccaaaggcagctgcttaaccaactgagccacccaggcgtccctcccaaAATATTCTTAAGTTCTACTGATAAATGTTTGGGTTGTTGTATACTCTTGATGAATTTATGACTCTTATCATTATGTAATCTCTTTTTCCATAATGACATTTTGTGCTGTGAAATCCTCCTCTGTCTATTATAAATATAGCCATGTCAGGTTCTCTTTGATTAGTGCTAATGTGGTGTTTATTTtgcattcctttgtttttaaccTATCTGTGTATTTATATTACAACTAACTTCTATGGACAGCATACTCTTATAGACAGACTACAGTTGGAATCATTTTTTCATCAAATCTAATGATCTCTGCCCTTTTGATGGAAGTTTAAGACATTCACTTTCTATGTgattatttatatcatttaagTCTTTATCTTgcaatttgtttattatttgccCAATTCGTTGTTTATTAGTTTAAGAGATAAAGTTCAGTCATTATTCAGTTGAATATAATACCCATtgttcattacatcaagtacCTTCCTTAATGCCAATTACCCAACTACTCCATTCCCCCACCCAACTTTCCTCCAGCACCCCAATTTGTTCCCAataattaagaatctcttatggtttgcttctctctctgttttcatcttactttattttttccttcccttcctgtatgttcatcttctttttcttacatcccacatatgagtgagatcatatggcatttgtctttctctgacttatttagtAACTGGTATTATATCACTTATGTATTAGTATAGAATTCTTGCAATAGtatccttccatttcttccttttaaactttgtactatttttttctAGCCTGttaagatataattaacatataacattgtgtaagtttaaggtgtacaatataatgatttgctacacacacatacatatatatatatatattgttcagtgattaccacaataaaggttagttaacacatttATCACCTTCATTTGACCacaattttgatttatttatttttttggtaagaacatttaaaattaactCTGTTGGCAACTTTCATGTATATAACACAGTATTTCTATCCATTGTCATGCTCTATACTTGATATAATATCAGATGACATGTATATTATTATactacatatgttatatatataacatatttacatgtatatgttAGGTTGCTCATctgagatctttcttttctcttcatttaggCGTTGATTCCTATAAAATACCCTCTTAGAACTAATGGCTTTGCTATATTCCATAAGTGTTGGTATGTTGtactttcatttttgttcatctcAAGATGCTTTTTGAtgtctcttttgatttcttctttaatccatTGGTTGTTTGGGAGCATGTCGCTCAATTTCCATGTATTagtgaaattttctgtttttttcctgctatagatttctagtttcataccactgtGGTCATAAAAAACACCTGATATGATTTTTAATCATAATTCTGTTAGGGCTTTCTTTGTGGCCCAATAtatcatctctcctgggaaataTTTCATATGCCCttaagaagaatgaaagaagatgggattgggagggagacaaaccataagtgactcttaatctcacaaaacaaactgagggttgctggggggagggggtttgggacattggggagggtatgtgttttggtgagtgctgtgaagtgtgtaaacctggtgattcacagacctgtacccctggggataaaaatatatgtttataaaaaataaaaaattatattaaaaaaaaaaagaagaatgtgtaatctGCTTCTGTTTGATTGAATGTTCTGGATATGTCTGTTAGGCCCATTTGGTCTATAGCGTTATTCAAATTTACTGTTTCCTTATTAATTGTCTCATGTCTATTTAATGTTACAAGTACAATACTGAAATTCCCTATGTTACTGTCTTaccatctctttctcccttcagttctgttagtaggttctttatatatttaggtgttccAATGTTGggtgaatatatatttaaaattgttttatcctCTTGATTAATCAATCCTTTTACTACAATATAGTGACATTTTTGTCTTCTGTGACTGAttttgacttaaagtctattttgactGATATAACTATGCCCACACCTATTTGGTTTGGCATATGATTTGCATGGAATATCACCCACCATTCATTCAGTTTTCGCCTATGTGTGCCCTCAGAGTAAGTCTCTTGCAGGCAGCATATTGATGTATctcatttttaatccatttagccACCCTATAATATATCTTTTTCCCATCTCTAGCTActttaatagtttttctttataACTGGATTTGAGAAATTGGGTTATAATATGCCTtaggttagatttttttttttcttgtgcttgtgTTTTGTTGAGACACTTAGATCtgtgaatttataattttcagaaaaatttaaaaatttactactattatttattcaaatttttgccctttcatttctctttcctttccctcagaCACACTACAGTTACAAATACATTAAACAAATTGAAATTGGAATGAAGTTAACTTGtgcttttttcttatataaaactataaaagtttttaattctttatttcaagtgtattttacttatttgaatctCTAGTTCTGTAAAGATGATACAAACATCACAACAACATTAACGCTAATGTCTGGTTAATTAGCTGGTTCCTTACTGTCACAGACAGTTTTACGCTCTTCATATGTATCTTTCCATTGAGCACTCTTAAAAACCTCTTTAACAgggtcatttttaattttgctggTAAGAAACAGAGTTTTAAAGTGTATAATAATTCACCTAAACTATAAAATGAGTAATAGTTCTGGTAGGTAttcaaataaatgtctttattaCTCTACAGCCAAAATTACTATTGAATGACCTTTAAAAAATCCCTtctcaaggcacctgggtggttcagttggttgggcatcccagtcttggtttcagctctggtcatgatctcatggatcacGAGATTAagctccactttgggctccacCATCAGAGGAgtgtctgcttaaagattctctccctctgcccctctctccctttctctccctctctctaaaataaataaataaatattttttaaaaaattgcttctcCTGtatcagcatttaaaagaaaaaaatgaaattaaatttaaatgaatttaaattaaaaaaaaattgcttctccTTGATTTTAAAGTTCACTTTGCTTCCCTAATGGTTAGTTGGCAGTAATCAATGCATAACCTTTTACTGCCATCTGTTTCCTTCATATCTCCCCTTATATTCATTGTAACAGGTACTACCTATGCTCCTCCTTCATTATATATTTGGAATTTGGAGGCCCCAGTACACCTTAGACTTGATGTGGAAAGACCTCATTTCTGTATggcttgtgattttatttttgacaaaaacCAGTCTATTCTCCAGAAATACTAATAAAACTTGTTTCACCTTATCTCAGTATTTTCCATGCTTTAAGTGTAAGTGTTTTTttagaagcaaaagcaaaacaactagcaaaataaatttcagttatgcATGTGATATTTTTTGAGTGTTATTCAATTTCCGGGAACTTTGCAGAGATAATGACAGAGATGAATAGGACAAAATTCCTTCAGGGGTTTCACACTTCTGTTAGAGATATGGTTATAAGCAAATAAGTACCATCCAGAATAATCAGTACTCTGGCAGACATGGGATACAAATGGTATgggaaaacacacagaaatggaaggaataaaaaaaaagtgagatttaAAAATGAGACTCTAATGTACATAGACTGAGACCAACTAACAGCAGTtactaaaaatatcttaattttttctcCTGTGGTAGCTAATGGTTTCTATATGGACTGAGTCTCTTCCCTTGTCCTTTTGAATACAAACTATCAGACCATGGtctttctctatatttttgttcAGATTTACACTGATGCATCCTCACTCTTTCCTTGGCCTTCTATTTCCCACAGGTTCCTGGCAGAATACAAATCACCAGACTCTGAAGCAAAATAGATACACAGATATAACTATCtctacatgaaaaaataaataagtaactatCTCTACGTGgaatgtctacacacacacacacatattttatatatatataatatatatatatacttatatatatacacagacatttcatatataaaagaattttacaatatttatttccttACCAAGTAAATTTGCATATATCCAAAGaagattgtttatttttacataaaacatGACATCTGCTGACTTCTAAATTGAATTCTAAGTTCTAACCTATTTgatatgcttaaaaatatttaaaaactttcatttcACTCAGGTACATATATCAAGAGATTCCAGACTTCCTAAATTGACTAATTTccaatgtagaaaaaaatagtggcatataatttataatagaatgaagtttttgcttttataactGACTTGGCTATGTTTTGCATATCTTTAACTAAGAAAGACTAGGCATGGTCTTAAAACCTTCTGAAACAATATTATTTCAATACCTATATTTAGATTTGTTgtattgcatttttatatttatgcattGATAAATATGTATTGTTTGAATTAATTTACATATTAGATATGTAAATATGTGTTAATAAAGTCACAAATATAATTTGTCCTTCTAGATTAACAATGGTTGAAATGCAGAATGGAACCTGTGCAGTTTATGGATCAAGTTTTAAAGGTTATACTGAAAACTGTTCAACTCCAAACACATACATCTGCATGCAAAGGACTGTATAAATGCTTatgatttatgaaaaataaagaattcaagaGCATAAAAGCCATTCTTGGGGTGCtagtgtggctcagtctgttaaggctctatctttagctcaggtcatgattgcagggtcctgggatgagcctcaAGTcaagtgctcagcagggagcctgcttctccctctgctccaccccctcctcattcttgcgtgtgctctctctctcactgtcactctatctcaactaaataaaaataaaatcttttaaagaaataagtcttTCTCTGAATGTTCTCTGTGAagaaaactttcagaagaaaattctGCCTATagttattgaattatttttccatCTATGACCTGACACAAAAATAACCTTGCAGGGAAATAAAGGCTGATAATTAAAGAATTTAtcttctataaaaatgttttgtttaatttttgtaaaatttctaGTAATGagcaaattcatttttatatttaataaactgTTGATGAAACCCACGGTTAAACTAAACTTCAAGCTACAACTTTGTGCACAAATAGTACACTAAGAAGACTTTTAGAGTTTTTCAAActcaaaaattttgaaaactaaataaaCTTCAATTTGAGCAGAGCAGAATGATGAAGATGAAGAGCCTACAaagtggaggagagagaagcagaggctaAAGCATGTGGAGCTTTGTGTACcccattatattttttatttttttctaagtgtaaTTGCTACTTGTATGTTTTGTGAGGGGCATGAAGAAGGGGGTTGAATAGCATTTGGGGGGGATTAATATAAGGTGCCATggagaaaattttttattttctcagtcaaTTAAGGGCTGAGGAATGTGTTAGtccaaattagtttttaaaattcttgtgtAAAGTTGTAATATGCACCActcataattaataaaatttaacatttagtCACacttgttttaaggttttattattaaatatttaaatcatagAAAGTGTGCAAAAAATCACATATGtttgctttgaaaaaataaagcaatataaaTGGGAGTATGTTACCGTTTCTGGaattaaagaagcaaaaatagcCTGCTACTAGCTCCCACGGAAAACAGCAAAAAACATTTTGTAATACTGTTATATAATGTATTACAGTTTAGGGAAAACCCTGCTACAACAagatggtaaaaaataaaaaactagaatCTCACAATTCAGTGAAAATGGGATtcctgtaaggacctatttagaaacggTCCCTGCTccacttcccccaggggatttacaggtaacaaagcccagatacaagggtgggtcaggccaggtggagacattcaatcagtggggggatgcatactgtctccctggttaccaaggagtatgggccctgccctttggagCCCTTTTGgcaccaatcccaatcaaggcataataggctggttcaaatgtctactagggtaaattgtaactcaattggtcacctagcatcactgtggagtttcctgtgtgtgttacaatctcattggccacctgtgtgtggccaggcccgactgcatggcctttgcccttaaaagctagcctgtgaaacagagaagggtcgttCTCTATTGTAAGAGGTGCGCCCCGAACATTCGCTTAGGTTCTTGATGCTTGGcgggaaataaagctttgcttgaccttcgctttatatcagtctcactcctttaatcacggacccattattggggcataacaattCCCAAGAGAAAAGCAACCACAGAAACTGACTTTCATTCTGATGGTCTATGGTAAACTCAGAGAACTTTAGTTTCTGTTTTGATTGTTATCATGGAGCACCAGAAATACAAGATAAAGCTTAGGGGCCACCTTTCCTAAAGGATTAAATACAAGTTATCTTTCTAAACCTGGAACACTCTATGGCTAAACTCTCAtataaaaaatagcaaataaaacctaCATTTCAGAAAATAGTAACAAGGATCCTTTCTAGTGAAGCAAAGCAGAATATGTCACCctaaaatatgcctctttgacataattattttgagctcaaaaaaattaagaagcagCTTTAAATCACTGTCTCGAAGATACCTGCATCTCAtgttcattgcatttttttttaagattttatttatttatttgacagagagaaatcacaagtagatggagaggcaggcagagagagagagggaagcaggctccctgccgagcagagagcccgatgcgggactcgatcccaggaccctgagatcatgacctgagccgaaggcagcggcttaacccactgagccacccaggtgccctgttcattgcattcttatttataaaattcaaacatggaaaaaacccaagtgtccaccaacaaaagaatggataaaaaaatgtgatacatataagtaatgaaataattattcagacacagaagagaaggagatcctgacatttgtgacaatatgaaaTGAAGTTAgagcacattatgctaagtgaaataaggcagacatagaaaaaaataccatgtgatctcacttatatgtagaatgtAAAAAAGCTGAATTCATATAAACTGAGAGCCAAGTCCAAAAGAATTGCATACAActctggctaattgaatttaaaattaatttttaaaaataaactgctgAAAAAAAACCCTGTAAATTCTAAAAGTCTATGcccatgaaaacatttttaaacatgtaggcaaaataaagacattttcatactaaaaaaaaataaagtagttcaAGGTGAATAATGGTCTGCCTATTAACAATACCATTAGTATTGTTATTTCTTGCAAGAAAGCAACTTCAACCCGCTCTTGAAAGAAAGGACAgtagacacaaaaacaaacattgagagggaggaggaagaggggaccGAGGAAGATAGAGAGAGGAAAGACTATAGTAAATATGATAGTACCTCAACATTTAAGTAGTTTCTGGATGAAGAGTATAAGCTTTTGTACTGCTTTTGCAGAGTTTTTATAGGTGTAAAAttatgtccaaaaaaaaaaaatctaaaacaaacacaaacctgGAGTCATCCTTGAAGTTTCTATTTCTCTTACACACAACCTCTAATATGACTGTAATCtgattgttatatatatatatatttacttaaggtggacatatatatggatatttaaAGTGcagatacataaatacataatcaGAGTTGTCATTTCTTACCTCCATTACTATCAAGGCTGCTGCTGTTGACAAATTGTTGTtgacaaatttttttaagattttatttatttgtgggcgcctgggtggctcagtgggttaagcggctgccttcggctcaggtcatgatctcagggtcctgggatcaagtcctgcatcgggctctctgctcagcagggagcctgcttcctcctctctctctctctctgcctgcctctctgcctacttgtgatgtctctctgtcaaataaataaaaaagttaaaaaaaaaagattttatttatttgtttgacagagagagacacagggagagagggaacacaagtagggggagtaggagagggagaagcggagaagcgggcttccctttgagcagggagctcatgcgggactccatcccagtaccctgggatcatgacctgagctgaatgcaggcACTTAACgtctgagtcactcaggcaccccacaaaagcttgatttttc from Mustela lutreola isolate mMusLut2 chromosome 8, mMusLut2.pri, whole genome shotgun sequence includes these protein-coding regions:
- the KLRK1 gene encoding NKG2-D type II integral membrane protein isoform X1 — its product is MNLIRDRWAYPNMEMNEVRNYNLELVKHGTSPRWQKRKSTLITSKCGENTSPFFVARAIAIAMGIHFIIMVMICSAIFIHSLFNQEAPISLQGSYCGPCPKNWICYKNNCYQFFNESKNWYQSQASCMSQNSSLLKIYSREDQDFFKLVKSYHWMGLIQIPANGSWQWEDGTILLQNQLTMVEMQNGTCAVYGSSFKGYTENCSTPNTYICMQRTV
- the KLRK1 gene encoding NKG2-D type II integral membrane protein isoform X5; the encoded protein is MAKEKVYINYKQMWRKYISIFCSPRHCYSYGDPFHYNALFNQEAPISLQGSYCGPCPKNWICYKNNCYQFFNESKNWYQSQASCMSQNSSLLKIYSREDQDFFKLVKSYHWMGLIQIPANGSWQWEDGTILLQNQLTMVEMQNGTCAVYGSSFKGYTENCSTPNTYICMQRTV
- the KLRK1 gene encoding NKG2-D type II integral membrane protein isoform X2; this translates as MNLIRDRWAYPNMEMNEVRNYNLELVKHGTSPRWQKRKSTLITSKCGENTSPFFVARAIAIAMGIHFIIMVMICSAIFIHSLFNQEAPISLQGSYCGPCPKNWICYKNNCYQFFNESKNWYQSQASCMSQNSSLLKIYSREDQDFFKLVKSYHWMGLIQIPANGSWQWEDGTILLQNQFLAEYKSPDSEAK
- the KLRK1 gene encoding NKG2-D type II integral membrane protein isoform X4 encodes the protein MNLIRDRWAYPNMEMNEVRNYNLELVKHGTSPRWQKRKSTLITSKCGENRSYCGPCPKNWICYKNNCYQFFNESKNWYQSQASCMSQNSSLLKIYSREDQDFFKLVKSYHWMGLIQIPANGSWQWEDGTILLQNQLTMVEMQNGTCAVYGSSFKGYTENCSTPNTYICMQRTV
- the KLRK1 gene encoding NKG2-D type II integral membrane protein isoform X3, with translation MNLIRDRWAYPNMEMNEVRNYNLELVKHGTSPRWQKRKSTLITSKCGENTLFNQEAPISLQGSYCGPCPKNWICYKNNCYQFFNESKNWYQSQASCMSQNSSLLKIYSREDQDFFKLVKSYHWMGLIQIPANGSWQWEDGTILLQNQLTMVEMQNGTCAVYGSSFKGYTENCSTPNTYICMQRTV